The genomic DNA GTTTTCCCCTACCTCCCGTTTCTCACCGCCGATTTCCACCACACCCCTTCCCTCTAAGACATAGAAAAATACATCCACAGGCGTTTTGTGCTTTTTTAAAGCTTCACCCGGTTCAAGGGTGATATGAACAACCTGAGCGTTCTCCGTATTATAGAGTATGCTTGCTTTTACGCCGTGCGGATTATCCGTTGGTGGTGCCGTTTTAGCGTCCACTGTTTCCACGACCCATCCTCCGTGATCATGGTGCCCCGATCGGGTGAATCGTGAGCACCATGTTTATTTTCCCTGAAATATTCTAATTCCCCTCCATCATCGCCGCGATATCCCCCTTCACGTCCCCGGTGGGCTTGATGTCGAACTTCTCCACGAGGACCTGCGCCACCCGGGGCGAGAGAAACGCCGGCAGCGTGGGCCCCAGGCGGATGCCCTTCACTCCCAGTGAAAGGAGAGCCAGGAGAACCGCCACGGCCTTCTGCTCGTACCAGGCAATATCAAAGGAGATCGGAAGGTCATTGATATCGTCCACGCCGAGCACCTCCGCCAGCTTCAGGGCCGTCAGCGCCAGGGAGTAGGAGTCGTTGCACTGCCCGGCGTCGATGACCCGGGGAATGCCCCCGATGTCTCCCAGGGGGAGCTTATTGTAGCGGTACTTCGCGCATCCCGCGGTCAGGATGACTGTGTCATTCGGGAGTCGTTCGGCCACGTCTGTGAAATACTCCCGATCCTTGAAGCGCCCGTCGCACCCGGCCATCACCACAAACCGCCTCAGAGCGCCGCTTTTCACCGCGTCGACGATCGTATCCGCCAGGGCCGAAAGCTGATGGTGGGCGAATCCGCCCGTTATCTCGCCGGTCTCCAGCTTTGTGGGGGGGGCGCACGTTTTCGCCTGCTCGATGATGATCGAAAAATCCTTGATGCCTCCGGGCTTTGGATCGGGAATGTGGGTCACCCCCGGGTATCCGGCGCATCCGGTGGTGTATATCCGGTCCCGGTATGCGTCTTTCACCGGGATGATGCAGT from Candidatus Zymogenaceae bacterium includes the following:
- a CDS encoding cupin domain-containing protein, with the protein product METVDAKTAPPTDNPHGVKASILYNTENAQVVHITLEPGEALKKHKTPVDVFFYVLEGRGVVEIGGEKREVGENTLVDSPAKIPHCWYNEGDAVLRFLVVKVPRPTEPTKLL